The DNA sequence AAAGCAATTATCATTCCGATAACAGTCCCCAAGAAACCTAACATTGGAGCTGTACTGGCAACGGTAGCAATGGTTCCTATATTTTTCTCGAGACGAGCAACTTCAAGATTACCCACATTTTCTATGGCAGCGTTGATATCATTCAAAGGTTTTCCTATTCGGCTAAGGCCTTTCATAATCATCCGCGCAATGGGTGTGTCTTCACGTTTGCATAATTCCACTGCCGTTTCTATTTTACCCTCGTGAATATTATCACGAATCATATTCATAAAATTTTTGTCTTCGCGAGAGCTACGACTAATGGCTAAATAACGGCCAATAAAAATGTAAATGGTGAGTAGAGATAGCAAAGCCAGCAAGGCCATAATCCAGCCTCCTTTCATTACTAAATCCATTACGGAAAGGCTAAGGAAACCTCCTTCGCTACCCACAAGACCATCGGCACCGGCTATTGTATCGTGAACAAGGCCGGAAATTTGCAGTAAAACGTTTAGTATCATTTCTGTCTGTATTTTATCCTATCAAAATTAGGGATTAAACAAGCGGAGCGTTCAGAAAAACCCTTCGTTTTTAAACATGAATTTGTTAATACAAAAACTCTATTATTTCAAAAATATTGTTCTAAGAAACAAGCCTGATAAAAATTAAATCAGGAAATATCAGATTGTATTAAATATGTAAAACACGCAAAAATTCGGGTAATGTTTGTGGATATATATGCGCAATAATATATCCGATAACCAACAAACCTACCCCAATAAGCAAGAGAAATATTGCTATTACATCTTTTTCCTTTGTTAGGTTATAAACTCCAAAAATTATTGTTAGAATACCGATTATGAATAATATTATTATCATCCGCGTAAAAACACTAATTGATTTGCATTACTTTCCGCTTCGCTAAAATAATATCCATTAGTTTCAAAATGTTTTAGCTCTTCCGGATTTTTTAATTGATTTTTTAAAATAAACCGACTCATTAAACCTCTTGCTTTTTTTGCATAAAAACTGATTGTTTTATATTCACCATTTTTAAAATCTTTAAAAACAGGCGTGATAATTTTAGCATTCAATTTGCTTTTATTCAGTGATTTAAAATATTCGTTAGAGGCTAAGTTTATTAAAATATCATCGCTTTGAGCAATAAGAGCTTTGTTTATATTTTGAGTTAA is a window from the Bacteroidales bacterium genome containing:
- a CDS encoding MotA/TolQ/ExbB proton channel family protein, producing the protein MILNVLLQISGLVHDTIAGADGLVGSEGGFLSLSVMDLVMKGGWIMALLALLSLLTIYIFIGRYLAISRSSREDKNFMNMIRDNIHEGKIETAVELCKREDTPIARMIMKGLSRIGKPLNDINAAIENVGNLEVARLEKNIGTIATVASTAPMLGFLGTVIGMIIAFYDMSMAGNNIDIQLLSSGIYQAMITTVGGLIVGIIAYVMYNTLVAKIEQLVFLLEARASDFMDVLNEPAN